The proteins below come from a single Ailuropoda melanoleuca isolate Jingjing chromosome 1, ASM200744v2, whole genome shotgun sequence genomic window:
- the NXPE3 gene encoding NXPE family member 3 isoform X1 has product MWISFFKLRLFCCLLAVLMVVVLVISVAQVEYLDHETVSATFIDSSGQFVSSQVTGISRNPYCGYEHQTLSSRERMEEDSLLAALQWQVPDVGPVPFLKSTDPSSSYFVILNSAAFFKVGSQLEVLVHVQDFQRKPKKYGGDYLQARIHSPKLQAGAVGRVVDYQNGFYKVFFTLLWPGKVKVSISLVHPMEGIRVLQHLQEEKPHRVYFKSLFRSGRISETTECNVCLPGSLPLCNFTDLYTGEPWFCFKPKKLPCSSRINHFKGGYLKGLLTAAENAFFQSGVNIKMPINSSGPDWVTVIPRRIKETNDLELSQGSGTFPSGYYYKDQWRPRKFKMRQFNDPDNITECLQRKVVYLFGDSTIRQWFEYLTTFVPDLVEFNLGSPKNVGPFLAVDQKHNILLKYRCHGPPIRFTTVFSNELHYVANELNGIVGGKNTVVAIAIWSHFSTFPLEVYIRRLRNIRRAVVQLLDRSPKTIVVIRTANAQELGPEVSLFNSDWYNFQLDTILRKMFSGVGVYLVDAWEMTLAHYLPHKLHPDEVIVKNQLDMFLSFVCPLET; this is encoded by the exons TACTTGGACCATGAGACTGTTTCAGCCACATTCATCGATAGTAGTGGACAGTTTGTTTCCTCCCAGGTGACAGGAATTAGCCGGAATCCTTACTGCGGCTATGAGCATCAGACTCTGTCCAGCCGGGAGCGCATGGAGGAGGACTCCTTGCTGGCTGCCTTACAGTGGCAGGTGCCTGATGTGGGTCCAGTCCCCTTTCTGAAGAGCACTGACCCTTCTTCCAGCTACTTTGTTATCTTGAACTCTGCAGCCTTCTTCAAGGTGGGAAGCCAGTTAGAAGTGCTGGTTCATGTACAGGATTTTCAGAGAAAGCCCAAGAAATATGGAGGAGACTACCTGCAGGCCAGAATCCACTCCCCTAAGCTGCAGGCAGGGGCTGTGGGCAGAGTGGTAGACTACCAGAATGGGTTTTACAAGGTCTTTTTTACTTTGCTCTGGCCGGGCAAAGTTAAAGTGTCCATATCTCTGGTCCACCCCATGGAAGGGATCCGAGTTCTTCAGCACCTACAGGAAGAGAAACCACACAGGGTCTATTTCAAGAGTCTCTTCCGTTCAGGAAGAATTTCTGAAACCACAGAGTGCAATGTGTGTCTTCCCGGGAGTCTGCCCCTGTGTAACTTCACAGATCTCTACACTGGAGAACCCTGGTTCTGCTTCAAACCAAAGAAGCTCCCTTGCAGTAGCAGAATTAACCATTTCAAAGGTGGATACCTGAAGGGCCTCCTAACTGCTGCAGAGAATGCTTTCTTCCAGAG tGGTGTCAATATCAAAATGCCAATCAACTCCAGTGGACCTGATTGGGTAACTGTGATTCCCAGGAGAATAAAAG aaactaaTGATCTAGAACTATCTCAAGGCTCAGGAACTTTTCCTTCTGGGTATTATTATAAAGATCAGTGGAGGCCCAGAAAGTTTAAGATGCGCCAGTTTAATGACCCCGACAACATCACAGAGTGTTTACAAAGAAAAGTGGTGTATTTATTTGGTGACTCAACAATCAGGCAATGGTTTGAGTACCTTACTACGTTTGTTCCAG ATTTAGTGGAGTTTAACTTGGGTAGTCCCAAGAATGTGGGTCCTTTCCTTGCGGTGGACCAGAAGCACAACATCCTGCTCAAATATCGCTGCCATGGGCCACCCATCCGCTTTACAACTGTCTTTAGCAATGAGCTCCATTATGTGGCAAATGAGCTGAATGGCATCGTGGGAGGGAAGAACACTGTGGTGGCCATAGCTATATGGTCTCATTTCAGCACCTTCCCCTTGGAAGTGTACATCCGGCGGCTCAGGAATATTCGTCGAGCAGTGGTCCAGCTCCTGGATCGAAGCCCTAAGACCATAGTAGTCATCCGAACTGCCAACGCCCAAGAGCTGGGGCCCGAGGTGAGCCTTTTCAACAGTGACTGGTACAACTTTCAGCTGGACACCATCCTTCGGAAGATGTTCTCAGGGGTTGGAGTGTATCTTGTTGATGCCTGGGAGATGACCCTGGCTCATTATTTACCCCACAAGCTACATCCAGATGAAGTTATTGTGAAGAACCAACTGGACATGTTCTTGTCCTTTGTGTGCCCCTTGGAGACCTAG
- the NXPE3 gene encoding NXPE family member 3 isoform X3, with translation MWISFFKLRLFCCLLAVLMVVVLVISVAQVEYLDHETVSATFIDSSGQFVSSQVTGISRNPYCGYEHQTLSSRERMEEDSLLAALQWQVPDVGPVPFLKSTDPSSSYFVILNSAAFFKVGSQLEVLVHVQDFQRKPKKYGGDYLQARIHSPKLQAGAVGRVVDYQNGFYKVFFTLLWPGKVKVSISLVHPMEGIRVLQHLQEEKPHRVYFKSLFRSGRISETTECNVCLPGSLPLCNFTDLYTGEPWFCFKPKKLPCSSRINHFKGGYLKGLLTAAENAFFQSGVNIKMPINSSGPDWVTVIPRRIKDLVEFNLGSPKNVGPFLAVDQKHNILLKYRCHGPPIRFTTVFSNELHYVANELNGIVGGKNTVVAIAIWSHFSTFPLEVYIRRLRNIRRAVVQLLDRSPKTIVVIRTANAQELGPEVSLFNSDWYNFQLDTILRKMFSGVGVYLVDAWEMTLAHYLPHKLHPDEVIVKNQLDMFLSFVCPLET, from the exons TACTTGGACCATGAGACTGTTTCAGCCACATTCATCGATAGTAGTGGACAGTTTGTTTCCTCCCAGGTGACAGGAATTAGCCGGAATCCTTACTGCGGCTATGAGCATCAGACTCTGTCCAGCCGGGAGCGCATGGAGGAGGACTCCTTGCTGGCTGCCTTACAGTGGCAGGTGCCTGATGTGGGTCCAGTCCCCTTTCTGAAGAGCACTGACCCTTCTTCCAGCTACTTTGTTATCTTGAACTCTGCAGCCTTCTTCAAGGTGGGAAGCCAGTTAGAAGTGCTGGTTCATGTACAGGATTTTCAGAGAAAGCCCAAGAAATATGGAGGAGACTACCTGCAGGCCAGAATCCACTCCCCTAAGCTGCAGGCAGGGGCTGTGGGCAGAGTGGTAGACTACCAGAATGGGTTTTACAAGGTCTTTTTTACTTTGCTCTGGCCGGGCAAAGTTAAAGTGTCCATATCTCTGGTCCACCCCATGGAAGGGATCCGAGTTCTTCAGCACCTACAGGAAGAGAAACCACACAGGGTCTATTTCAAGAGTCTCTTCCGTTCAGGAAGAATTTCTGAAACCACAGAGTGCAATGTGTGTCTTCCCGGGAGTCTGCCCCTGTGTAACTTCACAGATCTCTACACTGGAGAACCCTGGTTCTGCTTCAAACCAAAGAAGCTCCCTTGCAGTAGCAGAATTAACCATTTCAAAGGTGGATACCTGAAGGGCCTCCTAACTGCTGCAGAGAATGCTTTCTTCCAGAG tGGTGTCAATATCAAAATGCCAATCAACTCCAGTGGACCTGATTGGGTAACTGTGATTCCCAGGAGAATAAAAG ATTTAGTGGAGTTTAACTTGGGTAGTCCCAAGAATGTGGGTCCTTTCCTTGCGGTGGACCAGAAGCACAACATCCTGCTCAAATATCGCTGCCATGGGCCACCCATCCGCTTTACAACTGTCTTTAGCAATGAGCTCCATTATGTGGCAAATGAGCTGAATGGCATCGTGGGAGGGAAGAACACTGTGGTGGCCATAGCTATATGGTCTCATTTCAGCACCTTCCCCTTGGAAGTGTACATCCGGCGGCTCAGGAATATTCGTCGAGCAGTGGTCCAGCTCCTGGATCGAAGCCCTAAGACCATAGTAGTCATCCGAACTGCCAACGCCCAAGAGCTGGGGCCCGAGGTGAGCCTTTTCAACAGTGACTGGTACAACTTTCAGCTGGACACCATCCTTCGGAAGATGTTCTCAGGGGTTGGAGTGTATCTTGTTGATGCCTGGGAGATGACCCTGGCTCATTATTTACCCCACAAGCTACATCCAGATGAAGTTATTGTGAAGAACCAACTGGACATGTTCTTGTCCTTTGTGTGCCCCTTGGAGACCTAG
- the NXPE3 gene encoding NXPE family member 3 isoform X2: protein MWISFFKLRLFCCLLAVLMVVVLVISVAQVEVTGISRNPYCGYEHQTLSSRERMEEDSLLAALQWQVPDVGPVPFLKSTDPSSSYFVILNSAAFFKVGSQLEVLVHVQDFQRKPKKYGGDYLQARIHSPKLQAGAVGRVVDYQNGFYKVFFTLLWPGKVKVSISLVHPMEGIRVLQHLQEEKPHRVYFKSLFRSGRISETTECNVCLPGSLPLCNFTDLYTGEPWFCFKPKKLPCSSRINHFKGGYLKGLLTAAENAFFQSGVNIKMPINSSGPDWVTVIPRRIKETNDLELSQGSGTFPSGYYYKDQWRPRKFKMRQFNDPDNITECLQRKVVYLFGDSTIRQWFEYLTTFVPDLVEFNLGSPKNVGPFLAVDQKHNILLKYRCHGPPIRFTTVFSNELHYVANELNGIVGGKNTVVAIAIWSHFSTFPLEVYIRRLRNIRRAVVQLLDRSPKTIVVIRTANAQELGPEVSLFNSDWYNFQLDTILRKMFSGVGVYLVDAWEMTLAHYLPHKLHPDEVIVKNQLDMFLSFVCPLET from the exons GTGACAGGAATTAGCCGGAATCCTTACTGCGGCTATGAGCATCAGACTCTGTCCAGCCGGGAGCGCATGGAGGAGGACTCCTTGCTGGCTGCCTTACAGTGGCAGGTGCCTGATGTGGGTCCAGTCCCCTTTCTGAAGAGCACTGACCCTTCTTCCAGCTACTTTGTTATCTTGAACTCTGCAGCCTTCTTCAAGGTGGGAAGCCAGTTAGAAGTGCTGGTTCATGTACAGGATTTTCAGAGAAAGCCCAAGAAATATGGAGGAGACTACCTGCAGGCCAGAATCCACTCCCCTAAGCTGCAGGCAGGGGCTGTGGGCAGAGTGGTAGACTACCAGAATGGGTTTTACAAGGTCTTTTTTACTTTGCTCTGGCCGGGCAAAGTTAAAGTGTCCATATCTCTGGTCCACCCCATGGAAGGGATCCGAGTTCTTCAGCACCTACAGGAAGAGAAACCACACAGGGTCTATTTCAAGAGTCTCTTCCGTTCAGGAAGAATTTCTGAAACCACAGAGTGCAATGTGTGTCTTCCCGGGAGTCTGCCCCTGTGTAACTTCACAGATCTCTACACTGGAGAACCCTGGTTCTGCTTCAAACCAAAGAAGCTCCCTTGCAGTAGCAGAATTAACCATTTCAAAGGTGGATACCTGAAGGGCCTCCTAACTGCTGCAGAGAATGCTTTCTTCCAGAG tGGTGTCAATATCAAAATGCCAATCAACTCCAGTGGACCTGATTGGGTAACTGTGATTCCCAGGAGAATAAAAG aaactaaTGATCTAGAACTATCTCAAGGCTCAGGAACTTTTCCTTCTGGGTATTATTATAAAGATCAGTGGAGGCCCAGAAAGTTTAAGATGCGCCAGTTTAATGACCCCGACAACATCACAGAGTGTTTACAAAGAAAAGTGGTGTATTTATTTGGTGACTCAACAATCAGGCAATGGTTTGAGTACCTTACTACGTTTGTTCCAG ATTTAGTGGAGTTTAACTTGGGTAGTCCCAAGAATGTGGGTCCTTTCCTTGCGGTGGACCAGAAGCACAACATCCTGCTCAAATATCGCTGCCATGGGCCACCCATCCGCTTTACAACTGTCTTTAGCAATGAGCTCCATTATGTGGCAAATGAGCTGAATGGCATCGTGGGAGGGAAGAACACTGTGGTGGCCATAGCTATATGGTCTCATTTCAGCACCTTCCCCTTGGAAGTGTACATCCGGCGGCTCAGGAATATTCGTCGAGCAGTGGTCCAGCTCCTGGATCGAAGCCCTAAGACCATAGTAGTCATCCGAACTGCCAACGCCCAAGAGCTGGGGCCCGAGGTGAGCCTTTTCAACAGTGACTGGTACAACTTTCAGCTGGACACCATCCTTCGGAAGATGTTCTCAGGGGTTGGAGTGTATCTTGTTGATGCCTGGGAGATGACCCTGGCTCATTATTTACCCCACAAGCTACATCCAGATGAAGTTATTGTGAAGAACCAACTGGACATGTTCTTGTCCTTTGTGTGCCCCTTGGAGACCTAG